From a single Populus trichocarpa isolate Nisqually-1 chromosome 17, P.trichocarpa_v4.1, whole genome shotgun sequence genomic region:
- the LOC18106604 gene encoding patatin-like protein 2 yields MANMQTPRSPLQLPTQGNQITVLSIDGGGIRGIIPGTILAFLESELQKLDGADARLADYFDVISGTSTGGLVTAMLAAPNKQNRPLFAAKDINDFYLENCPKIFPQDSSKFASAANLVKTLRGPKYDGKFLHSIVKEKLGDTWLHQTLTNIVIPTFDIKRLQPTIFSSCNVKNNPSTDALLSDICIGTSAAPTYLPAHYFETKDPSGKVRDFNLIDGGVAANNPTLVAISEVSKAINLEGPDSYRMNPMEYGRFLVLSLGTGTAKSEEKYDAAEAAKWGLLGWLTSDHSTPLVDVFTQASADMVDFHISTVFQALNSEENYLRIQDDTLTGTLSSVDVATKENLENLVKVGEELLKKPVSRVNLATGVFEPINKMTNEEALRKLAKLLSREKHLREAKSAVGN; encoded by the exons atggcTAACATGCAAACTCCAAGATCTCCCCTTCAACTTCCAACTCAAGGAAACCAGATCACTGTTCTTAGCATCGATGGAGGTGGAATAAGAGGCATTATACCAGGAACTATCCTTGCCTTTTTAGAGTCTGAGCTTCAG AAGCTGGATGGTGCAGATGCAAGGCTTGCGGATTACTTTGATGTGATTTCAGGGACTAGCACTGGCGGCCTCGTGACGGCTATGCTAGCTGCACCGAATAAGCAAAACCGCCCTTTGTTTGCTGCTAAAGACATCAATGACTTCTACCTTGAGAACTGCCCTAAAATATTTCCTCAAGACAG CTCTAAATTTGCCTCGGCTGCAAATCTGGTAAAGACTCTGAGAGGACCAAAGTATGATGGCAAATTCTTGCATAGTATTGTCAAGGAAAAGTTGGGAGATACATGGTTGCACCAGACATTGACAAATATTGTGATCCCTACTTTTGACATCAAGCGCCTCCAGCCAACTATCTTTTCTAGCTGTAATGTGAAGAATAACCCATCAACGGATGCCCTTTTGTCTGATATCTGCATTGGAACTTCAGCTGCCCCGACTTATCTTCCTGCCCATTATTTTGAAACCAAGGATCCATCGGGCAAAGTTAGAGATTTCAATCTTATTGATGGTGGTGTGGCAGCAAACAATCCA ACTTTAGTTGCCATCAGTGAAGTTTCAAAAGCAATCAATCTGGAGGGACCTGACTCCTACCGCATGAACCCAATGGAATATGGCCGATTTCTAGTCCTGTCCCTGGGCACTGGTACAGCAAAATCAGAAGAAAAGTATGATGCAGCAGAAGCAGCTAAATGGGGTCTCTTGGGATGGTTGACTAGTGATCATTCTACTCCATTAGTGGATGTTTTCACACAAGCTAGTGCTGACATGGTTGATTTTCATATTTCCACTGTTTTTCAAGCCCTTAACTCCGAGGAAAATTATCTTCGAATTCAG GATGACACATTGACCGGAACACTTTCATCTGTGGATGTTGCCACGAAAGAGAATTTGGAGAATCTTGTGAAAGTGGGCGAGGAATTGTTGAAGAAGCCAGTTTCAAGGGTGAATTTGGCTACCGGAGTCTTTGAACCTATCAATAAGATGACCAATGAAGAGGCTCTCAGAAA GTTGGCTAAATTACTCTCGAGGGAGAAGCATCTTCGTGAGGCTAAGTCAGCTGTTGGAAATTAA
- the LOC112324710 gene encoding patatin-like protein 2 produces MANMQTPRSPLQLPTQGNQITVLSIDGGGIRGIIPGTILAFLESELQKLDGADARLADYFDVISGTSTGGLVTAMLAAPNKQNRPLFAAKDINDFYLENCPKIFPQDSSKFASAANLVKTLGGPKYDGKFLHSIVKEKLGDTWLHQTLTNIVIPTFDIKRLQPTIFSSYNVKNNPSTDALLSDICIGTSAAPTYLPAHYFETKDPSGKVRDFNLIDGGVAANNPTLVAISEVSKAINWEGPDSYRMNPMEYGRFLVLSLGTGTAKSEEKYDAEEAAKWGLLGWLTSDHSTPLVDVFTQASADMVDFHISTVFQALNSEENYLRIQDDTLTGTLSSVDVATKENLENLVKVGEELLKKPVSRVNLATGVFEPINKMTNEEALRKLAKLLSREKHLREAKSAVGN; encoded by the exons atggcTAACATGCAAACTCCAAGATCTCCCCTTCAACTTCCAACTCAAGGAAACCAGATCACTGTTCTTAGCATCGATGGAGGTGGAATAAGAGGCATTATACCAGGAACTATCCTCGCCTTTTTAGAGTCTGAGCTTCAG AAGCTGGATGGTGCAGATGCAAGGCTTGCGGATTACTTTGATGTGATTTCAGGGACTAGCACTGGCGGCCTCGTGACGGCTATGCTAGCTGCACCGAATAAGCAAAACCGCCCTTTGTTTGCTGCTAAAGACATCAATGACTTCTACCTTGAGAACTGCCCTAAAATATTTCCTCAAGACAG CTCTAAATTTGCCTCGGCTGCAAATCTGGTAAAGACTCTGGGAGGACCAAAGTATGATGGCAAATTCTTGCATAGTATTGTCAAGGAAAAGTTGGGAGATACATGGTTGCACCAGACATTGACAAATATTGTGATCCCTACTTTTGACATCAAGCGCCTCCAGCCAACTATCTTTTCTAGCTATAATGTGAAGAATAACCCATCAACGGATGCCCTTTTGTCTGATATCTGCATTGGAACTTCAGCTGCCCCGACTTATCTTCCTGCCCATTATTTTGAAACCAAGGATCCATCGGGCAAAGTTAGAGATTTCAATCTTATTGATGGTGGTGTGGCAGCAAACAATCCA ACTCTAGTTGCCATCAGTGAAGTTTCAAAAGCAATCAATTGGGAGGGACCTGACTCCTACCGCATGAACCCGATGGAATATGGCCGATTTCTAGTCCTGTCCCTGGGCACTGGAACAGCAAAATCAGAAGAAAAGTATGATGCAGAAGAAGCGGCTAAATGGGGTCTCTTGGGATGGTTGACTAGTGATCATTCTACTCCATTAGTGGATGTTTTCACACAAGCTAGTGCTGACATGGTTGATTTTCATATTTCCACTGTTTTTCAAGCCCTCAACTCCGAGGAAAATTATCTTCGAATTCAG GATGACACATTGACCGGAACACTTTCATCTGTGGATGTTGCCACGAAAGAGAATTTGGAGAATCTTGTGAAAGTGGGCGAGGAATTGTTGAAGAAGCCAGTTTCAAGGGTGAATTTGGCTACCGGAGTCTTTGAACCTATCAATAAGATGACTAATGAAGAGGCTCTCAGAaa GTTGGCTAAATTACTCTCGAGGGAGAAGCATCTTCGTGAGGCTAAGTCAGCTGTTGGAAATTAA
- the LOC18108921 gene encoding patatin-like protein 2 → MANMQTPRSPLQLPTRGNQITVLSIDGGGIRGIIPGTILAFLESELQKLDGADARLADYFDVISGTSTGGLVTAMLAAPNKQNRPLFAAKDINDFYLENCPKIFPQDSSKFASAANLVKTLGGPKYDGKFLHSIVKEKLGDTWLHQTLTNIVIPTFDIKRLQPTIFSSYNVKNNPSTDALLSDICIGTSAAPTYLPAHYFETKDPSGKVRDFNLIDGGVAANNPTLVAISEVSKAINREGPDSYRMNPMEYGRFLVLSLGTGTAKSEEKYDAEEAAKWGLLGWLTSDHSTPLVDVFTQASADMVDFHISTVFQALNSEENYLRIQDDTLTGTLSSVDVATKENLENLVKVGEELLKKPVSRVNLATGVFEPINKMTNEEALRKLAKLLSREKHLRQAKSAVGN, encoded by the exons atggcTAACATGCAAACTCCAAGATCTCCCCTTCAACTTCCAACTCGTGGAAACCAGATCACTGTTCTTAGCATCGATGGAGGTGGAATAAGAGGCATTATACCAGGAACTATCCTTGCCTTTTTAGAGTCTGAGCTTCAG AAGCTGGATGGTGCAGATGCAAGGCTTGCGGATTACTTTGATGTGATTTCAGGGACTAGCACTGGCGGCCTCGTGACGGCTATGCTAGCTGCACCGAATAAGCAAAACCGCCCTTTGTTTGCTGCTAAAGACATCAATGACTTCTACCTTGAGAACTGCCCTAAAATATTTCCTCAAGACAG CTCTAAATTTGCCTCGGCTGCAAATCTGGTAAAGACTCTGGGAGGACCAAAGTATGATGGCAAATTCTTGCATAGTATTGTCAAGGAAAAGTTGGGAGATACATGGTTGCACCAGACATTGACAAATATTGTGATCCCTACTTTTGACATCAAGCGCCTCCAGCCAACTATCTTTTCTAGCTATAATGTGAAGAATAACCCATCAACGGATGCCCTTTTGTCTGATATCTGCATTGGAACTTCAGCTGCCCCGACTTATCTTCCTGCCCATTATTTTGAAACCAAGGATCCATCGGGCAAAGTTAGAGATTTCAATCTTATTGATGGTGGTGTGGCAGCAAACAATCCA ACTTTAGTTGCCATCAGTGAAGTTTCAAAAGCAATCAATCGGGAGGGACCTGACTCCTACCGCATGAACCCCATGGAATATGGCCGATTTCTAGTCCTGTCCCTGGGCACAGGTACAGCAAAATCAGAAGAAAAGTATGATGCAGAAGAAGCAGCTAAATGGGGTCTCTTGGGATGGTTGACTAGTGATCATTCTACTCCATTAGTGGATGTTTTCACACAAGCTAGTGCTGACATGGTTGATTTTCATATTTCCACTGTTTTTCAAGCCCTCAACTCCGAGGAAAATTATCTTCGAATTCAG GATGACACATTGACCGGAACACTTTCATCTGTGGATGTTGCCACGAAAGAGAATTTGGAGAATCTTGTGAAAGTGGGCGAGGAATTGTTGAAGAAGCCAGTTTCAAGGGTGAATCTGGCTACCGGAGTCTTTGAACCTATTAATAAGATGACTAATGAAGAGGCTCTCAGAAA GTTGGCTAAATTACTCTCGAGGGAGAAGCATCTTCGTCAGGCTAAGTCAGCTGTTGGAAATTAA